In one window of Gudongella oleilytica DNA:
- the ruvC gene encoding crossover junction endodeoxyribonuclease RuvC encodes MIIIGVDPGIATVGYGIIECIGNSYKAVEHGTIETSADVMFPLRLQAVYKELSEIIKFFKPEDMAIEELFFNKNVKTAIRVGHARGVEILAAVDHNIGVYEYTPLQIKQAVVGYGRAEKHQVQEMVKILLNLKDIPKPDDAADALAVAICHGSSLKFKDSFIMK; translated from the coding sequence ATGATAATAATTGGTGTTGATCCCGGGATAGCCACTGTTGGATATGGTATTATTGAATGTATAGGTAATAGCTACAAAGCGGTAGAACATGGCACTATAGAAACCAGTGCAGATGTAATGTTTCCTTTAAGGCTCCAGGCTGTATATAAAGAGCTTTCGGAGATCATCAAATTTTTCAAACCGGAGGATATGGCAATTGAAGAGCTCTTCTTCAATAAAAATGTCAAGACAGCTATAAGGGTTGGACATGCAAGAGGAGTAGAAATACTGGCCGCTGTCGATCACAACATTGGCGTATACGAGTACACGCCACTTCAGATCAAACAGGCAGTCGTAGGGTATGGAAGGGCCGAAAAACATCAAGTCCAGGAAATGGTTAAGATACTTCTTAATCTGAAAGATATACCAAAGCCCGATGATGCTGCAGATGCCTTGGCAGTAGCCATATGTCATGGAAGCTCTCTTAAGTTCAAGGATTCGTTTATAATGAAATAA
- the ruvA gene encoding Holliday junction branch migration protein RuvA, which yields MIDYIIGKVEHIGEDYLIVENNGIGYKINTSTNSILDSSRTTEAQKLHTNLIVREDGMFLFGFTTSEEMDAFKLLLTVSKVGPKVACGILSALNPGQLQRAILTKDLNALCKGQGVGRKTAERIVLELKDKIAYKAYDDLDIVEAAFNSEYEEAVEALTSLGYSRYEVEKVLRTIETDDMIVEDIIKAGLRKLSF from the coding sequence ATGATCGACTACATAATTGGGAAAGTAGAGCACATTGGAGAAGATTACTTAATAGTTGAGAACAATGGTATTGGCTACAAAATAAATACATCAACCAACTCAATACTTGATTCCTCAAGAACCACTGAAGCTCAAAAGCTGCACACTAACCTGATAGTTAGAGAGGATGGAATGTTTCTCTTCGGATTTACTACCTCCGAAGAAATGGATGCCTTCAAGCTGCTGCTAACAGTTTCGAAGGTTGGCCCAAAGGTAGCATGCGGTATACTGTCTGCTCTTAATCCGGGCCAGCTTCAAAGAGCTATACTAACTAAGGATTTAAACGCTTTGTGCAAGGGTCAGGGTGTGGGAAGAAAGACTGCCGAGAGAATAGTGCTTGAGCTGAAGGATAAGATCGCATATAAGGCTTATGATGATTTGGATATTGTCGAAGCTGCCTTTAACAGCGAATACGAAGAGGCTGTAGAAGCTCTTACGTCTCTGGGATATTCCAGATATGAGGTTGAGAAGGTTCTTAGGACTATAGAAACTGATGATATGATCGTTGAGGATATTATCAAAGCTGGCTTGAGAAAACTTTCATTTTAA
- the ruvB gene encoding Holliday junction branch migration DNA helicase RuvB has protein sequence MDDVRDRIVARHMNMDDIENEATLRPKWLNEYIGQEKAKEKLGIFIQAAKGRSESLDHVLLYGPPGLGKTTLANIIANEMGVNIRVTSGPAIERPGDLASILTNLSDDDVLFIDEIHRINRTVEEVLYPAMEDFALDIIIGKGPSARSVRLDLSKFTLIGATTRAGLLTSPLRDRFGVMLNLDLYDIESLTEIVTRSSRILGIEIDPMGAYEIAKRSRGTPRIANRLLKRVRDYAQVVEDGIITEEIAKRGLEVLEVDRLGLDAVDRKLILSMIDNFRGGPVGIDTIAASTGEERGTIEDVYEPYLLQIGFLIRTPRGRVATEKAYNHFNRPYTRDLEG, from the coding sequence ATGGATGATGTGAGAGATAGGATAGTAGCAAGACATATGAATATGGATGATATAGAAAATGAGGCTACATTGAGACCGAAGTGGTTAAATGAATATATAGGCCAGGAAAAGGCTAAGGAGAAACTGGGCATTTTTATCCAAGCAGCAAAAGGGAGAAGTGAATCTTTAGACCACGTACTGCTTTATGGGCCCCCGGGATTAGGTAAAACGACTCTTGCCAATATAATCGCCAACGAAATGGGTGTAAATATAAGGGTTACTTCAGGACCAGCTATTGAAAGACCTGGTGACCTTGCTAGTATACTTACGAACCTATCGGATGATGATGTATTATTTATTGATGAGATACATAGGATAAACAGGACGGTAGAGGAGGTCCTTTATCCTGCTATGGAGGATTTTGCGCTCGATATAATAATTGGTAAGGGACCATCAGCAAGATCAGTAAGGCTGGATCTTTCTAAATTCACTCTAATTGGCGCCACAACAAGAGCGGGCCTATTGACTTCTCCCTTGAGGGACAGATTTGGTGTAATGTTGAATCTTGACCTGTATGATATTGAAAGCTTGACAGAGATAGTAACAAGATCCTCCCGAATCCTGGGTATTGAAATTGATCCAATGGGAGCGTATGAAATTGCCAAAAGATCAAGAGGAACACCTCGGATAGCTAATAGATTATTGAAGCGAGTCAGGGATTATGCCCAGGTCGTTGAGGACGGGATAATCACTGAGGAGATTGCAAAGCGTGGACTTGAAGTCTTAGAGGTGGACAGATTGGGGCTGGACGCAGTCGATAGAAAGTTGATTCTTTCTATGATAGACAATTTCAGGGGAGGGCCTGTTGGCATCGATACCATAGCAGCCTCGACCGGAGAGGAACGCGGTACCATTGAAGATGTATATGAACCTTATCTTTTACAAATTGGATTTTTGATAAGGACCCCAAGAGGAAGGGTTGCAACTGAGAAGGCATATAATCATTTCAACAGACCTTATACCAGAGACTTGGAAGGTTGA
- a CDS encoding SpoIID/LytB domain-containing protein, whose product MRRFISAVLLVIGLLFAMPDSYALAKDADFIDVRVGKTYAILDRVLLSSRGGFSLVNKGDKESKLMNIDSNRIYVSISFTDSRSLDIFDASNNYITTIPADGSLVLGPEEGSISTAGISYRGYIGFISGTSGLILINHVDVESYLYGVVPKEIPPLSSEEALKAQAVAARSFVYNSLKKHAAEGYNLCDTTHCQAYGGLDGEHPNTNMAVDDTFGLVATYNGLPANTVYHSSSGGHTENSEKVWATAIPYLRAVNDPFSTNGPNSSWSVVLAAHEIEDKLKAEGYDIGRVEGISIKERSESGRVTLMEIIGSRDSVELTGAQFRTLMGAITFKSTLFYIGDEAVYNSGVLYATDSRRKSELEVTKRGFSVIGKNGETTNISAITAMGVSGIKTFGIKNVETVMDDEYLITGKGFGHGVGMSQYGAIEMAKQGYTFEEILKHYYRNIELTIFYR is encoded by the coding sequence ATGAGAAGATTTATTTCTGCAGTATTATTGGTCATTGGGTTATTATTCGCAATGCCTGATTCATATGCTTTAGCAAAAGATGCAGATTTTATAGATGTTAGAGTCGGCAAAACCTATGCTATCCTCGACCGGGTCTTACTTAGCTCAAGAGGCGGGTTTAGTCTGGTAAATAAAGGGGATAAGGAATCCAAACTGATGAATATTGATTCAAATCGGATATATGTCAGCATTAGCTTTACTGATTCAAGGAGTCTTGATATTTTTGATGCTTCCAACAACTATATTACTACTATCCCTGCTGATGGCTCTCTTGTTCTTGGCCCAGAGGAGGGTTCAATTTCGACTGCTGGGATTTCGTACAGAGGTTATATAGGTTTTATATCCGGTACATCAGGACTGATCCTGATTAATCATGTGGACGTGGAAAGCTACTTATATGGCGTGGTACCCAAAGAGATTCCGCCTTTAAGCTCTGAGGAGGCATTAAAAGCCCAGGCTGTTGCTGCAAGAAGCTTTGTATACAATAGTCTGAAAAAGCATGCTGCTGAAGGCTATAACTTGTGTGATACTACCCATTGCCAAGCATATGGAGGCTTGGATGGTGAACATCCAAATACCAATATGGCAGTAGACGATACGTTTGGCCTTGTAGCAACCTACAATGGACTACCGGCAAATACCGTATACCATTCCTCCTCAGGAGGCCATACCGAAAACAGTGAGAAGGTTTGGGCAACTGCTATACCATACTTAAGAGCTGTGAATGATCCTTTTTCTACAAACGGACCCAACTCATCGTGGTCAGTAGTATTGGCTGCACATGAGATAGAGGATAAATTGAAAGCTGAAGGATATGACATAGGAAGAGTAGAAGGAATTTCGATTAAGGAAAGATCTGAGTCAGGTAGAGTTACATTAATGGAGATCATCGGATCACGGGATTCCGTTGAATTAACTGGGGCTCAATTTAGGACTTTAATGGGAGCGATAACTTTCAAGAGCACTCTATTTTACATCGGAGATGAAGCAGTTTATAACTCGGGTGTATTATATGCTACTGATTCCAGAAGGAAATCTGAGCTTGAAGTAACCAAAAGGGGTTTTTCAGTTATTGGCAAAAATGGCGAAACCACAAATATTTCCGCCATAACTGCTATGGGGGTTTCAGGCATAAAAACATTTGGCATTAAGAATGTCGAAACTGTAATGGATGATGAATACCTGATAACTGGCAAAGGATTTGGCCACGGGGTGGGAATGAGTCAATACGGTGCCATCGAAATGGCAAAACAAGGATATACATTTGAAGAAATATTGAAGCACTATTACAGGAACATTGAATTAACTATATTTTATAGATAG
- the queA gene encoding tRNA preQ1(34) S-adenosylmethionine ribosyltransferase-isomerase QueA: MKTSDFYYDLPKELIAQHPLENRTSSRLLILDRKTGEMNHKIFSELLDELNSGDVLVMNDSRVIPARLFGNRPGKEEKIETLLLKRVSGRIWECLVRPGKKMKPGGRIEYGDGLLTGIVKGIGEDGTRFIEFKFEGIFEEVLDKLGEMPLPPYITERLENSERYQTVYSKNNGSAAAPTAGLHFDKILLDKIRDKGVHTLYLTLHVGLGTFRPVKVEDINEHIMHSEYYDISHETAEEINRAKLRGSKIIAVGTTSTRTLETAADENGMIKPSSGWTDIFIYPGYKFKAVDVMLTNFHLPESTLLMLVSAFSSKELMLTAYNEAIKERYRFFSFGDAMLIK, from the coding sequence ATGAAAACTAGCGATTTTTATTATGATCTACCGAAGGAGCTGATTGCTCAGCATCCATTGGAAAACAGGACATCCTCAAGGTTATTGATTTTGGACAGAAAAACCGGTGAAATGAATCATAAAATATTTTCTGAGTTATTGGATGAGCTAAATTCAGGTGATGTTCTGGTTATGAATGACTCCAGGGTTATACCTGCAAGATTATTTGGGAACAGACCTGGGAAGGAAGAAAAAATAGAGACACTTTTGCTTAAGAGAGTATCCGGAAGAATATGGGAGTGCCTTGTTAGACCTGGAAAAAAAATGAAACCTGGTGGGAGAATAGAATATGGGGATGGACTTCTTACAGGCATTGTGAAAGGTATTGGGGAGGATGGAACGAGATTCATAGAATTCAAATTTGAGGGGATATTCGAAGAGGTGCTTGATAAACTGGGCGAGATGCCGCTCCCGCCATACATCACTGAAAGACTGGAGAACTCTGAAAGATATCAGACGGTTTATTCAAAAAATAATGGGTCGGCAGCTGCCCCTACCGCAGGATTGCATTTTGATAAAATACTTCTCGACAAAATTCGGGATAAGGGTGTGCATACTCTGTATCTGACCTTGCATGTTGGGTTAGGTACCTTCAGACCAGTCAAGGTAGAGGATATTAATGAGCATATTATGCACTCAGAGTATTACGACATCAGTCACGAAACAGCAGAGGAAATAAATAGAGCCAAGCTTAGGGGTTCAAAGATAATTGCTGTAGGTACTACAAGTACCAGGACACTGGAGACTGCTGCGGATGAGAATGGAATGATAAAACCCTCAAGTGGATGGACTGATATATTTATATATCCAGGCTATAAGTTTAAGGCTGTGGACGTTATGCTAACTAATTTCCACCTTCCAGAATCAACCTTGCTCATGCTGGTAAGTGCATTCAGTTCAAAAGAATTGATGTTGACTGCATATAACGAAGCAATCAAAGAAAGATATAGATTTTTCAGCTTTGGCGATGCCATGTTGATAAAGTGA
- the tgt gene encoding tRNA guanosine(34) transglycosylase Tgt: MAIKYELIKESKETKARLGRIVTPHGEIETPVFMPVGTRATVKTMTPEEVKDLGAKIILSNTYHLYLKPGHDLVKEAGGLHRFMNWNGPILTDSGGFQVFSLGELRKIKEEGVEFRSHIDGSKHFISPETSIDIQNALGSDIMMCFDECVPYPADYEYAKQSMERTTRWAKRCKEHHKDWNTQALFGIVQVGMFRDLREQSAKDLVEMDFCGYAVGGLSVGEPMDVMCEVLDYTTPLLPRDKPRYLMGVGSPDYLFEAVIRGIDMADCVLPTRIARNGTAMTSHGKVVIRNGKYSRDFTPLDPECDCYTCRNYTRAYIRHLFNVDEILALRLTTIHNLYFLIKLMERIREAIKEDRLLELKDEFYKKYGYTQLLE, encoded by the coding sequence ATGGCAATTAAATATGAATTGATAAAGGAATCAAAGGAAACCAAAGCAAGGCTCGGAAGAATCGTTACTCCTCATGGAGAAATCGAAACGCCTGTTTTTATGCCTGTAGGAACAAGAGCTACAGTTAAGACAATGACGCCAGAGGAAGTAAAGGATCTGGGAGCTAAAATAATATTGTCCAACACATATCATTTATATCTCAAACCAGGGCATGACCTGGTTAAAGAGGCTGGAGGGCTCCACAGGTTCATGAACTGGAATGGACCGATACTCACGGATAGTGGTGGTTTTCAGGTATTTAGCCTTGGAGAGCTTCGTAAGATCAAAGAAGAGGGCGTCGAGTTTAGATCTCATATAGACGGTTCAAAACACTTTATTAGTCCTGAGACATCCATAGATATTCAAAATGCATTAGGATCAGACATTATGATGTGCTTCGATGAATGTGTTCCCTACCCTGCTGATTATGAGTATGCTAAGCAATCAATGGAGAGGACTACAAGATGGGCGAAGAGATGCAAGGAACACCATAAGGATTGGAACACTCAGGCCCTTTTTGGCATAGTTCAAGTGGGCATGTTTAGAGATCTGCGGGAGCAAAGTGCTAAAGACTTGGTTGAAATGGATTTTTGCGGCTATGCAGTGGGTGGACTAAGTGTTGGCGAGCCTATGGATGTGATGTGTGAGGTATTGGATTACACTACGCCCTTGTTGCCCAGGGACAAACCTAGATACCTTATGGGTGTTGGGAGTCCTGATTATCTCTTTGAAGCAGTAATTAGGGGAATTGACATGGCAGATTGTGTATTGCCCACTAGGATTGCCAGAAATGGAACTGCAATGACAAGCCATGGTAAGGTTGTAATTAGGAATGGGAAATATTCTCGTGATTTTACTCCTCTTGATCCGGAGTGTGACTGCTATACATGCAGAAATTATACTAGAGCTTATATAAGGCATTTATTTAACGTGGATGAAATACTTGCATTGAGGCTAACAACGATCCACAATCTATATTTTTTAATAAAGCTTATGGAGAGGATTCGAGAGGCTATCAAGGAAGACAGATTGCTTGAATTAAAAGATGAGTTCTATAAAAAATACGGTTATACACAATTATTGGAGTGA
- the yajC gene encoding preprotein translocase subunit YajC, with protein MEQLQAFILPIGLLVIFYFFAIRPQKKKEKEIKEMRSSLRVGDEVITIGGIMGKIIKLKDDYVTLEIGSAKTKLDITRWAVGSVVKANGSKSNKQEEETTEE; from the coding sequence ATGGAGCAATTACAAGCATTTATTCTCCCAATAGGCTTGCTGGTGATTTTCTACTTTTTCGCTATTAGACCTCAGAAAAAGAAGGAAAAAGAGATCAAAGAAATGAGAAGCAGCCTTCGTGTTGGAGACGAAGTAATCACAATAGGTGGCATCATGGGCAAAATTATCAAGTTAAAGGATGATTATGTCACTCTTGAAATCGGATCTGCCAAAACGAAGCTGGATATAACAAGATGGGCAGTTGGTTCTGTTGTAAAAGCAAATGGTTCAAAAAGCAATAAACAGGAAGAAGAGACCACAGAAGAATAA
- the scfA gene encoding six-cysteine ranthipeptide SCIFF has translation MKHIKTLTKIRLKDSLIYGGCGECQTSCQSACKTSCTVGNQKCENK, from the coding sequence ATGAAGCATATCAAGACACTAACTAAAATCAGACTTAAGGATAGTCTTATTTATGGCGGATGCGGAGAGTGCCAGACATCATGCCAATCTGCATGTAAAACGTCATGTACAGTTGGAAACCAGAAGTGCGAAAACAAGTAG
- the scfB gene encoding thioether cross-link-forming SCIFF peptide maturase, translated as MSQLIHKFFLNDNYMVLDVNSGAVHIIDELVYNILDENGLQNIEEVIENLSDRFVTERIIEAYDEIQYLVDSDILYSKESDPDILDYNKENIIKAMCLHVAHDCNLKCKYCFASQGNFKGERSIMSFETGKKALEFLAKNSGKRRNLEVDFFGGEPLMNFQVVKDLVAYGRELEGIYHKNFRFTITTNGVLLDEDKMDFINNNMENVVLSLDGRKQVNDNMRLTISGEGSYDVIFPRIKRMVELRGDKDYYVRGTFTSNNTDFGKDALEFYKNGFKKISIEPVVAPDEMDYALRTEHLNEVLKEYEDFSKQYIELKRNDPDFMFFHFMIDLDQGPCIIKRAVGCGAGSEYIAVTPEGEIYPCHQFVGEKEFLLGNLDSGISNTGLRERFKSANVYTKKECRECWARFYCSGGCHANAHYANGDILKPYEIGCEMEKKRIECALSVMASLSEEE; from the coding sequence TTGTCACAGCTTATACATAAGTTTTTTCTAAATGATAATTACATGGTCCTTGACGTTAACAGCGGTGCTGTGCATATAATTGACGAACTGGTTTACAATATTCTTGATGAAAATGGCCTTCAAAATATCGAAGAAGTCATTGAAAATCTGTCTGATCGGTTTGTTACTGAAAGAATAATCGAGGCGTATGATGAAATCCAGTATTTGGTCGATAGTGATATACTATATTCAAAGGAATCTGATCCAGACATACTGGATTATAACAAGGAAAACATTATTAAAGCAATGTGCTTGCACGTCGCTCATGATTGTAATTTAAAATGCAAGTATTGCTTCGCTTCCCAGGGTAATTTTAAAGGTGAGAGATCAATTATGAGCTTCGAGACGGGGAAAAAAGCTCTTGAGTTCCTGGCAAAGAACTCAGGAAAGAGGAGAAACCTGGAGGTTGATTTCTTTGGCGGGGAACCACTAATGAATTTTCAGGTTGTTAAAGATCTGGTCGCTTATGGCAGAGAGCTTGAAGGTATCTATCACAAAAACTTCAGATTTACGATAACCACTAACGGAGTTCTCCTTGATGAAGACAAGATGGATTTTATAAATAATAATATGGAAAATGTTGTTCTGAGTCTTGATGGCAGAAAGCAAGTAAATGATAATATGAGGCTTACTATTTCAGGTGAAGGAAGCTATGACGTTATCTTTCCTCGAATCAAGCGAATGGTTGAATTGAGAGGAGATAAGGATTACTATGTCAGAGGTACATTTACCAGCAATAACACCGATTTTGGTAAGGATGCTCTTGAATTCTACAAAAATGGTTTTAAGAAGATATCTATTGAACCGGTCGTAGCACCAGATGAGATGGACTATGCTCTAAGAACTGAACATTTGAATGAAGTGCTTAAGGAATATGAGGATTTTTCCAAGCAGTATATAGAACTCAAGAGAAACGATCCCGACTTTATGTTTTTTCATTTTATGATCGATCTGGACCAAGGCCCATGCATAATTAAAAGAGCAGTAGGGTGCGGTGCAGGAAGTGAGTATATTGCAGTGACACCCGAAGGAGAGATTTACCCTTGCCACCAATTCGTCGGTGAGAAGGAGTTTTTACTTGGAAATCTTGATTCAGGCATATCCAATACCGGTCTTAGAGAACGCTTCAAAAGCGCTAATGTATACACAAAAAAAGAATGCAGAGAGTGTTGGGCCAGGTTCTACTGCAGCGGTGGATGCCATGCAAATGCCCACTATGCGAATGGCGATATTTTAAAACCATACGAGATTGGCTGTGAGATGGAAAAGAAAAGGATTGAATGTGCATTGTCGGTTATGGCAAGCCTCAGCGAGGAGGAATAG
- the secD gene encoding protein translocase subunit SecD, producing MRTRSISIVAAIIIIVIFASYIGMNGLVLGDKTIRSAKDSIELGLDLAGGVYVVLEANTEATGDELAQMMEETKAIIGKRVDGLGVSEPNIAIEGENRIRVELAGVQAPDEAIDLIGKTALLEFKTPAGDTVITGKNVINSQVLFQPNEYGVNEPVVSLELNEEGRQSFFEATSVLAAKTETLDKIIYIVLDGEIISNPMVLEPIIDGKPVITGMYTLDEANDLSNLIRAGALPVEMVELQTSVIGPTLGLEAFEKSILAGGIVIAVIFAFMLLVYRVPGFVASLALTIYVLLVVGAMILIGAKLTLPGIAGLVLSIGMAVDANILIFERIREEILVGKTVRVSIDAGFKRALRSILDSNITTLIAGAVLYFYGTGPIKGFGVTLTIGIVASMITAVFFTKYVLRLMAVITGGKNLKLYGV from the coding sequence ATGAGGACGAGGAGTATTTCAATCGTTGCTGCTATAATTATCATTGTAATATTTGCAAGCTATATTGGGATGAATGGTTTAGTGCTTGGTGACAAGACCATACGAAGTGCAAAGGATTCAATTGAGTTGGGACTTGATTTGGCCGGAGGTGTATATGTGGTCCTCGAAGCCAATACCGAAGCGACCGGTGATGAACTAGCGCAAATGATGGAAGAAACTAAAGCGATAATTGGGAAGCGTGTAGATGGCTTGGGAGTTTCTGAGCCAAATATAGCGATTGAGGGTGAAAATAGAATAAGGGTTGAACTTGCCGGGGTTCAGGCTCCCGATGAGGCAATTGATCTTATAGGAAAAACTGCATTGCTTGAATTCAAAACTCCGGCTGGCGATACTGTTATCACTGGAAAAAATGTAATCAACTCACAAGTTCTGTTTCAACCAAATGAATATGGCGTAAACGAACCTGTTGTATCCCTTGAGCTAAATGAGGAAGGTAGACAGTCGTTCTTTGAAGCCACTTCGGTGCTTGCTGCAAAAACAGAGACATTGGACAAAATTATTTATATTGTACTAGATGGTGAAATTATATCAAATCCTATGGTTCTGGAGCCTATTATAGATGGAAAACCTGTAATAACAGGTATGTATACACTGGATGAAGCCAATGATCTTTCCAACCTAATAAGGGCTGGTGCCCTTCCAGTTGAGATGGTAGAGCTTCAAACCTCAGTAATTGGTCCTACGCTTGGATTAGAGGCGTTTGAAAAGAGTATACTCGCAGGCGGGATTGTAATTGCAGTTATTTTTGCCTTTATGTTGCTGGTATATCGTGTTCCGGGCTTTGTTGCATCACTAGCACTGACTATTTACGTGCTTTTAGTGGTAGGGGCTATGATATTGATTGGAGCAAAGCTAACTCTTCCTGGAATAGCAGGTCTGGTTTTATCGATAGGTATGGCTGTAGACGCTAATATACTGATATTTGAGAGGATCAGAGAAGAGATACTTGTGGGGAAAACTGTAAGAGTATCAATTGATGCCGGGTTTAAAAGAGCTCTACGATCGATCCTTGATTCAAATATAACAACATTGATAGCAGGGGCTGTTTTATATTTTTATGGAACAGGTCCAATCAAAGGCTTTGGGGTAACTTTAACCATTGGAATAGTTGCATCTATGATAACAGCAGTGTTCTTCACTAAATATGTTCTTAGACTAATGGCAGTGATCACTGGCGGCAAGAATTTAAAACTTTACGGTGTATAG
- the secF gene encoding protein translocase subunit SecF has product MNVIKNYKLFYAISLAVIAVGLIMFAVNGLNYGIDFTGGTMLQLEVGKFVSVEQAREIVSVYDENASIIHSGPEKSELIIRSSKDLSNKDTTEIVSQFVEVYGMDGSNFQTQKFGPFMGKEIRDRAIFSVIIASVLMLAYISFRFQFKFGVAAVIALVHDVLVTFAVYSVLRLPVNSSFIAAILTIVGYSINDTIVIFDRIREESKIYPKLGFGEVINNSIKLSLRRTLFTTLTTLMAVTILYIVGVEDVKVLALPLFIGMVSGTYSSLFIATPILYSLKRLKTNG; this is encoded by the coding sequence ATGAATGTGATTAAAAATTATAAATTATTCTATGCAATCTCTTTAGCAGTTATAGCAGTCGGACTTATAATGTTTGCAGTAAACGGTTTGAACTATGGAATTGATTTTACAGGCGGAACAATGCTACAGCTGGAGGTAGGGAAATTTGTTTCTGTGGAGCAAGCCAGAGAGATCGTAAGCGTTTATGATGAGAATGCCAGCATAATACACTCAGGGCCGGAAAAATCAGAGTTGATAATAAGGAGTTCAAAGGATTTAAGCAACAAGGATACAACAGAGATCGTAAGCCAATTTGTCGAAGTATATGGAATGGATGGGAGTAACTTTCAAACACAAAAATTCGGCCCTTTCATGGGGAAGGAAATCAGAGATAGAGCCATATTTTCAGTTATTATAGCTTCTGTATTAATGCTTGCTTATATATCCTTCAGATTTCAATTCAAATTTGGTGTTGCCGCAGTTATTGCTCTGGTCCATGACGTATTGGTTACTTTTGCGGTATACTCTGTATTGAGACTTCCAGTAAACAGCTCGTTTATTGCTGCTATCCTGACAATAGTTGGTTATTCGATAAATGATACAATCGTAATATTCGACAGGATACGGGAAGAGTCAAAGATCTACCCAAAGTTAGGGTTTGGAGAGGTAATAAATAACAGCATTAAGCTGTCACTAAGAAGAACTCTATTTACGACACTGACTACATTAATGGCAGTTACAATTCTTTATATAGTGGGAGTTGAGGATGTAAAGGTTTTGGCACTTCCATTGTTTATAGGTATGGTTTCGGGAACGTATTCCTCACTTTTTATAGCTACGCCAATACTATATTCACTCAAAAGGTTGAAGACTAACGGTTAA
- a CDS encoding LapA family protein, with the protein MQKNLIFILILAIIIGIFALSNGDVVEIDFLFVKVQLSQAIVIFISVLLGSAIAVLFGMAREMRHKKEAKDLNRQINVLTSEKNQLEALVKTKEDQLKLLYSRGEKLHEGNSQNNDFSGN; encoded by the coding sequence ATGCAAAAGAATTTGATTTTTATATTGATTCTGGCAATAATAATCGGTATCTTTGCACTTAGTAATGGGGATGTTGTGGAAATCGACTTTTTATTTGTAAAAGTCCAGCTGTCTCAGGCGATAGTAATATTTATTAGTGTGCTGCTTGGTTCAGCGATTGCCGTATTATTCGGAATGGCCAGAGAAATGAGGCATAAGAAAGAAGCGAAGGATCTTAACAGGCAGATAAATGTACTTACAAGCGAGAAAAACCAACTGGAAGCTCTCGTTAAAACAAAAGAAGATCAACTCAAGCTGTTGTATTCAAGGGGAGAGAAACTCCATGAAGGCAACAGTCAAAACAATGATTTTTCTGGTAATTGA